From Zalophus californianus isolate mZalCal1 chromosome 16, mZalCal1.pri.v2, whole genome shotgun sequence, one genomic window encodes:
- the PNMT gene encoding phenylethanolamine N-methyltransferase, producing the protein MSAADPSPTAGAAPDSDPGRAAVASAYQRFEPRAYLRNNYAPPRGDLSSPDGVGPWKLRCLAQTFATGEVSGHSLIDIGSGPTIYQLLSACTHFEDITLTDFLEVNRQELGLWLREEPGAFDWSTYSQHVCLIEGKGESWQEKERQLRAKVKRVLPIDVHQPQPLGAGSLAPLPADALVSTFCLEAVSPDLPSFQRALDHITTLLRPGGHLVLIGALEESWYLAGEARLVVVPVCKEEVMAALVRSGYEVRDLRTYVMPASLQTGVDDVKGIFFAWAQKKAGV; encoded by the exons ATGAGCGCGGCAGACCCGAGTCCCACTGCGGGCGCGGCCCCCGACTCGGACCCGGGCCGGGCTGCCGTGGCCTCCGCCTACCAGCGCTTCGAGCCCCGCGCCTACCTCCGCAACAACTACGCGCCCCCTCGGGGGGACCTGAGCAGCCCGGACGGCGTGGGGCCTTGGAAGCTGCGCTGCTTGGCGCAGACCTTCGCCACCG GTGAGGTGTCAGGACACAGCCTCATCGACATTGGTTCGGGCCCCACCATATACCAGCTGCTCAGCGCCTGCACCCACTTTGAGGACATCACCCTGACAGATTTTCTGGAGGTGAACCGCCAGGAGCTGGGGCTCTGGCTGCGGGAGGAGCCTGGGGCCTTCGACTGGAGCACGTACAGCCAGCATGTCTGCCTCATCGAGGGCAAGGG TGAGTCCTGGCAGGAGAAGGAGCGCCAGCTGCGAGCCAAGGTGAAGCGGGTCTTGCCCATCGATGTgcaccagccccagcccctgggcgCTGGGAGCCTGGCGCCCCTGCCTGCTGACGCCCTGGTCTCTACCTTCTGCCTGGAGGCCGTAAGCCCGgaccttcccagcttccagagggCCCTGGACCACATCACCACCCTGCTGAGGCCTGGGGGGCACCTCGTCCTCATCGGGGCCCTGGAGGAGTCATGGTACCTGGCTGGGGAGGCCAGGCTGGTGGTGGTGCCCGTGTGTAAGGAGGAGGTGATGGCGGCCTTGGTTCGCAGCGGCTATGAGGTGCGGGACCTGCGCACCTACGTCATGCCTGCCAGCCTTCAGACAGGTGTAGACGATGTCAAGGGCATCTTCTTCGCCTGGGCCCAGAAGAAGGCGGGGGTGTGA
- the LOC113939469 gene encoding telethonin codes for MATAELSCQVSEEDRERREAFWAEWKDLTLSTRPEEGCSLHEEDAQRHETYHQQGQCQALVQRSPWLVMRMGILGRGLQEYLLPYQRVLPLPIFTPAKMGATKEEREDTPIQLQELLALETALGGQCMERQDVAEITKQLPPVVPVSKPGTLRRSLSRSMSQEAQRG; via the exons ATGGCCACTGCAGAGCTGAGCTGCCAGGTGTCCGAGGAAGACCGAGAGCGGCGAGAAGCCTTCTGGGCCGAATGGAAGGATCTGACATTGTCCACACGGCCTGAGGAGGG ttGCTCTCTGCACGAGGAGGATGCCCAGCGGCACGAGACCTACCACCAGCAGGGCCAGTGCCAGGCGCTGGTGCAGCGCTCCCCCTGGTTGGTGATGCGTATGGGCATCCTCGGCCGTGGGCTGCAGGAGTACCTGCTGCCCTACCAGCGGGTGCTACCACTGCCCATCTTCACCCCCGCCAAGATGGGTGCCACCAAGGAGGAGCGCGAGGACACCCCCATCCAGCTGCAGGAGCTGCTGGCCCTGGAGACAGCCCTGGGTGGCCAGTGTATGGAACGCCAGGACGTGGCCGAGATCACCAAGCAGCTGCCCCCCGTGGTGCCTGTCAGCAAGCCTGGCACCCTGCGTCGCTCCCTGTCCCGCTCCATgtcccaggaagcacagagaggctga